A genomic window from Shewanella vesiculosa includes:
- a CDS encoding RNA polymerase sigma factor — protein MHNINQPISEPLNHLEALDDNQLVAIATLGCQQAFEQLYRRHHQRVYAICFRLSGQTSLADDITQICFIRLWHKLDQFRGDSQFTTWLHRLCVHQAINELKAQQSWWRRYLPTEQLDPSNIPSVTFDDYHLLDKCIAKLPQRTRIVFVLCAVEGYQHKEIAALLNIAEGTSKAQFHNAKQLLQEMLA, from the coding sequence ATGCACAATATTAATCAGCCAATTTCAGAGCCCTTGAACCATCTAGAGGCACTTGACGATAATCAATTAGTTGCCATTGCGACTTTGGGTTGTCAACAGGCATTCGAACAACTATATCGGCGACACCATCAACGTGTTTACGCCATCTGTTTTCGTCTCAGTGGCCAAACAAGCTTAGCTGATGATATTACTCAAATTTGTTTCATTCGTTTATGGCATAAATTGGATCAATTTAGAGGCGATAGCCAATTTACTACCTGGTTACATCGCTTATGTGTCCACCAAGCCATTAACGAGCTAAAGGCACAACAATCATGGTGGCGACGTTATTTACCGACAGAACAACTTGACCCATCCAATATCCCCTCGGTGACGTTTGATGATTATCATCTATTAGATAAATGCATCGCCAAGTTACCGCAACGTACTCGAATCGTGTTTGTATTGTGTGCTGTTGAAGGCTACCAACATAAAGAAATCGCCGCCCTGCTCAATATTGCCGAAGGAACCAGCAAAGCCCAGTTCCATAATGCCAAACAATTATTACAGGAGATGCTTGCATGA
- a CDS encoding DUF4097 family beta strand repeat-containing protein yields the protein MNMAKYVLIVPLIGISFMSMAKETVDQQLTVTDNPSVSVKIQRGNVELVSWDKNSIQIKGELDELSQGLLFEVKGNSVIVEDKLPRSYQGSNQQGSQLTIYLPKQLGLDAEGVSASYQLAQLDGQISLAVVSGSITAKQLSGNTKLTTVSGNINTSELAGKINLETVSGDITDNNSQGEAELRLVSGELKSQSAFTQLTVDQVSGDISVTVNQVTELNVVTISGDAKLTLGGELNKAQLETISGDMALTFTAIPNSSFMIDGGPGGKINNQLTDDKPLKQKYSPSKTLQFKTLTGAGQVNINTISGKISLTQ from the coding sequence ATGAACATGGCTAAATACGTGTTAATCGTGCCGTTAATCGGTATCAGTTTTATGTCAATGGCCAAAGAAACCGTTGACCAGCAATTAACTGTCACTGATAACCCTTCGGTCAGCGTTAAAATACAACGAGGTAATGTTGAACTGGTCAGTTGGGACAAAAATAGCATTCAGATCAAAGGTGAACTTGATGAATTAAGCCAAGGCTTATTATTTGAGGTTAAAGGCAATAGCGTAATTGTCGAAGATAAATTACCTCGCAGCTATCAGGGCAGTAATCAACAAGGGTCACAACTGACCATTTACCTTCCGAAACAGCTTGGCTTAGATGCAGAGGGAGTATCTGCAAGTTATCAATTAGCGCAACTTGATGGCCAGATATCATTAGCCGTTGTTAGCGGAAGTATTACGGCTAAACAACTTAGCGGTAATACTAAACTCACCACAGTGTCAGGCAATATTAATACCTCTGAGTTAGCCGGAAAAATTAACCTCGAAACCGTTTCAGGCGATATCACAGACAACAATAGTCAGGGCGAAGCTGAACTGCGCTTAGTCAGTGGCGAACTAAAAAGTCAAAGCGCCTTTACACAGTTAACTGTCGATCAAGTCTCTGGTGACATCAGCGTCACAGTTAATCAAGTCACTGAGTTGAATGTTGTTACGATCAGTGGTGATGCAAAATTGACTCTCGGGGGAGAGTTAAACAAAGCCCAACTCGAAACCATAAGTGGAGATATGGCACTAACCTTTACGGCTATACCTAACAGCAGTTTTATGATTGATGGCGGCCCTGGTGGCAAAATTAATAATCAATTAACCGATGACAAACCGCTAAAACAAAAGTACTCACCGAGCAAAACCTTGCAATTCAAAACTCTAACAGGTGCAGGCCAGGTGAATATCAATACCATTAGTGGCAAAATCAGTCTAACTCAATAA
- the rsuA gene encoding 16S rRNA pseudouridine(516) synthase RsuA, with translation MRLDKFICESTELTRSLAKRALHRGDVTCDGVVVKNSGFKVLPQMAVHLDGTLISIIGERYIMLNKPVDTICSTIDEEYPSVLSLIDIEKMDTLHIAGRLDVDTTGLVLITSDGQWSHKITSPKKDCGKRYLVELAEPIDASLIQVFADGVELRNEDGLTKPALLDIIDPTHVRLTISEGKYHQVKRMFAAVGNRVVNLHREAVGGIELNTDLAAGEWRFLTAAEVKSV, from the coding sequence GTGCGTTTAGACAAATTTATCTGTGAAAGTACCGAACTGACCCGGTCATTAGCCAAGAGAGCCTTGCATCGTGGTGATGTTACCTGTGATGGTGTCGTGGTCAAAAACTCAGGTTTTAAAGTACTACCACAAATGGCAGTACATTTAGATGGCACGTTAATTAGCATCATTGGTGAACGTTACATCATGTTAAACAAACCGGTAGACACCATTTGTTCAACCATTGATGAGGAATATCCATCGGTATTAAGTTTAATTGATATTGAAAAAATGGACACCTTACATATTGCCGGTAGATTAGATGTCGACACCACTGGATTAGTGTTAATCACCAGCGATGGACAATGGTCGCACAAAATCACTTCACCGAAGAAAGATTGTGGTAAACGCTACTTAGTTGAATTAGCCGAACCTATTGATGCCAGTTTGATCCAAGTCTTTGCTGATGGGGTTGAACTGCGTAATGAAGATGGGCTGACTAAGCCTGCTTTGCTCGATATTATTGACCCAACTCATGTGCGATTGACGATAAGCGAAGGTAAGTACCATCAAGTGAAACGCATGTTTGCCGCGGTGGGTAATAGAGTGGTTAATTTACACCGCGAAGCGGTAGGTGGTATTGAGTTAAATACTGACTTAGCTGCAGGTGAATGGCGCTTTTTAACCGCTGCTGAAGTCAAGTCTGTGTAG